From Pyrenophora tritici-repentis strain M4 chromosome 1, whole genome shotgun sequence, the proteins below share one genomic window:
- a CDS encoding Atrophin-1 domain containing protein → MVARSSFLTVFVTFIAVATAQQCYAVDGSALNSTFTPCNPSAKHSGCCASTDLCLSNGLCMATTDVYIGMIFSRGCTDSTGKDVACPQLCPGQATDFNGTTPVPEWQLQTCDVGQYCCRAANDPRSCCNKSTAPKVAAILDATLQLPDSPAASETEDMVAPAVASAPSQATTSPSTQACRITEHRLKVATIIGGVLLGTIIAVLAAATLWIYKEERRQRKLKEHYETQFSQTNAYRKALASSAVSTHANDFMEDIKVKCSGPD, encoded by the exons ATGGTCGCACGTTCTTCTTTCCTGACGGTCTTTGTGACCTTCATCGCCGTCGCTACGGCTCAGCAATGCTACGCTGTAGACGGCTCAGCACTCAACAGCACCTTCACACCATGCAACCCTAGTGCGAAGCATAGCGGCTGCTGTGCGAGTACAGATTTGTGTCTGAGCAATGGCTTGTGCATGGCAACCACAGACGTTTACATTGGCATGATCTTTTCCAGAGGCTGTACAGACTCGACCGGGAAGGATGTCGCCTGTCCGCAGTTGTGCCCAGGTC AAGCCACCGATTTCAACGGCACTACCCCAGTACCTGAATGGCAACTACAAACATGCGACGTTGGACAATACTGTTGCCGCGCAGCAAACGACCCACGAAGCTGCTGCAACAAATCCACCGCGCCAAAAGTCGCAGCCATCCTCGACGCCACCCTCCAGCTACCAGACTCACCCGCGGCTAGCGAGACAGAAGACATGGTCGCTCCCGCCGTCGCCAGCGCACCCTCTCAAGCCACTACTTCACCATCCACCCAAGCATGCAGGATAACGGAGCACCGTCTGAAAGTCGCTACTATCATCGGTGGAGTTCTTCTCGGCACAATCATAGCAGTCTTGGCCGCCGCCACGCTCTGGATCTACAAAGAAGAAAGACGACAACGCAAGCTCAAAGAACATTACGAGACCCAGTTCTCGCAAACCAACGCGTATCGCAAGGCACTTGCGTCGAGTGCGGTCTCCACACATGCCAACGACTTTATGGAAGACATCAAAGTCAAATGCAGTGGCCCTGATTAA
- a CDS encoding protein containing SET domain protein codes for MAVAADKISAAFQALGSNFLNSGSDLEVRTIQGKGKGLVTLKPIKKGDTILLESARIVASSQFPATVTRAQGQTLFNTVLDQLPEADRNDILELDQSLGGSQIEDIMKTNAFACQLADGHIDDAYMCLFPSVARINHACKPNAHARFVPKLLSMEIKAQRNINAGEEIDISYGKIDLRHTERQKLYREGWNFTCTCSLCTASLYEMMGSDQRRERFAKLRHMLENLTPETYDAAQIIAWEKEVMEISQTEGLEILLAQDYERLAYVYAGHGMMRDARVWAKRAKESLLEWVVVEGGPDIEIRRVEELIKELDV; via the coding sequence ATGGCCGTCGCTGCGGACAAGATATCAGCGGCATTTCAAGCTCTAGGAAGTAACTTTCTCAACAGCGGAAGTGATCTTGAGGTCCGCACGATCCAAGGCAAAGGCAAAGGTCTTGTCACCCTAAAACCGATCAAGAAAGGAGACACGATACTACTAGAGTCTGCACGTATTGTGGCAAGCTCACAGTTCCCTGCAACGGTAACTCGTGCCCAAGGCCAAACTCTCTTCAATACTGTACTGGACCAATTACCAGAAGCGGACCGCAACGACATTCTTGAATTGGACCAGAGCTTGGGCGGCAGCCAAATCGAGGACATAATGAAAACCAACGCCTTTGCCTGCCAACTTGCCGACGGACACATCGACGACGCTTACATGTGCCTGTTCCCTTCTGTCGCCCGTATCAACCATGCTTGTAAGCCGAACGCACATGCACGCTTTGTTCCCAAGTTACTCTCGATGGAAATCAAAGCCCAGAGAAACATCAACGCTGGGGAAGAAATCGATATCTCATATGGCAAGATTGACTTGAGACATACCGAGAGACAGAAACTATACAGAGAAGGTTGGAACTTCACGTGCACATGCTCGCTATGCACTGCCTCGCTATACGAGATGATGGGTAGCGACCAACGACGCGAGAGGTTCGCCAAGCTGCGTCACATGCTTGAGAACCTAACACCGGAAACTTATGACGCGGCACAAATCATCGCATGGGAGAAGGAAGTCATGGAGATAAGCCAGACTGAGGGCTTGGAGATACTGTTAGCCCAAGATTACGAGAGATTGGCGTACGTGTACGCAGGTCATGGGATGATGCGGGATGCAAGAGTCTGGGCAAAAAGGGCAAAAGAAAGTTTGTTGGAATGGGTGGTTGTTGAGGGTGGCCCAGATATTGAGATTCGAAGGGTAGAAGAGCTGATTAAAGAACTTGATGTCTAA
- a CDS encoding NRDE-2 multi-domain protein, with the protein MPGELLRTVTGLSRPTKRKMEPSSDLFLITDQDVAYEQDIQRNPGSVKPWLDYYSFKKSRGSILEQAFVLERAVTTLPRSYKLWKLYLELRTKHLTKKNPAKFAPHYVKVNALFERALVLLNKMPRIWEMYLNFLMQQPLVTTTRRTFDRALRALPLTQHNRIWALYRPFATSASGETAVKIWRRYMQIHPEDAEDFIELLKDMRKYTEAVKKYMEILNNPRFKSKEAKGPFQFWTEMIDLIIDHAKEIDTSDDSGIDVEKIIQSGISKFPDQRGILWVGLARYWMHKGEYERARDVFEEAVTTVMTVRDFSVVFDTYVEAEEAMIGIKLNEAAARSEKGNMDEPADADLDIRMVRFESLMQRRPFLLNDVMLRQNPHNVIEWEKRVALWGDNKKEVVQTYTDAIAAINPKKAIGKFHELWTNYAKLYEAGGDLQNARIIMEKAVKVPFKSVSELAEMWCEWAEMELRNENFDKAVDIMAKATQAPKRSNVDYFDESLSPQQRVHKSWKLWSFYVDLVESVSTLDETKKVYERIFELRIATPQTIVNYANLLEEHKYFEDCFKVYERGLDLFSYPVAFEIWNLYLTKAVDRKIGMERLRDLFEQAVEDCPPKFAKVLYLMYGALEEDRGLARHAMRIYERATRAVADEDRLEMFNFYITKSASNFGLTSTRPIYERAIAALPDAEAKEMCLKFAEMERRLGEIDRARAIYGHASQFCDPRTSPEFWKRWESFEVQHGNEDTYKEMLRIKRSVQAQYNTDVNFIASQAVARGQQNGVPADEDETTDAAGEDAMAALERQARAPAGFVAASTGPQGGNIKPTEEAAANPDAINLDDDL; encoded by the exons ATGCCCGGCGAACTCCTCAGGACCGTGACCGGTCTCTCACGGCCCACCAAGCGCAAGATGGAGCCCTCGAGCGACCTTTTCCTCATCACCGACCAGGACGTCGCGTACGAGCAGGACATCCAGCGCAATCCCGGCAGCGTCAAGCCCTGGCTGGACTACTACAGCTTCAAAAAGTCGCGTGGTAGCATCTTGGAGCAGGCTTTTGTGCTCGAGCGCGCAGTCACCACCCTCCCGCGCTCCTACAAGCTGTGGAAGCTCTACCTCGAGCTCCGCACAAAGCACCTGACCAAGAAGAATCCCGCAAAGTTCGCGCCGCACTATGTCAAAGTCAATGCTCTCTTCGAACGCGCCCTTGTGCTACTCAACAAAATGCCGCGCATCTGGGAAATGTATCTCAACTTCCTCATGCAGCAGCCCCTCGTTACCACGACCCGCCGTACTTTCGACCGAGCATTACGCGCCCTTCCTTTGACCCAGCACAACCGCATATGGGCACTATACCGACCTTTTGCCACGTCTGCCTCGGGCGAGACGGCTGTCAAGATATGGCGCCGGTACATGCAAATCCACCCGGAGGATGCCGAGGACTTCATCGAACTGCTCAAGGATATGCGCAAGTATACCGAGGCTGTGAAGAAGTACATGGAAATTCTCAATAACCCGCGCTTCAAGAGCAAGGAAGCAAAAGGCCCCTTTCAGTTCTGGACCGAGATGATCGACCTCATCATCGACCATGCCAAGGAAATTGACACCAGCGACGACAGCGGCATCGACGTGGAGAAGATCATCCAAAGCGGCATCTCAAAGTTTCCTGACCAGCGTGGCATACTGTGGGTTGGCCTGGCGCGATACTGGATGCACAAGGGCGAATATGAGAGAGCACGAGACGTCTTCGAAGAGGCCGTTACCACTGTCATGACTGTGCGCGACTTCTCCGTTGTATTCGACACATATGTGGAAGCCGAGGAGGCCATGATTGGTATCAAGCTGAATGAAGCTGCTGCCCGCTCCGAAAAGGGCAATATGGACGAGCCTGCCGACGCGGACCTTGACATTAGAATGGTGCGCTTCGAATCACTCATGCAAAGAAGACCATTCTTGCTCAACGATGTCATGTTACGGCAGAATCCCCATAATGTCATCGAGTGGGAGAAGCGCGTTGCGTTATGGGGCGACAACAAGAAAGAGGTGGTGCAGACCTACACCGATGCCATTGCCGCCATCAATCCAAAGAAGGCCATCGGCAAGTTCCATGAGCTCTGGACCAACTACGCCAAACTCTATGAAGCTGGTGGCGATCTTCAGAATGCCCGTATCATCATGGAAAAGGCCGTCAAGGTGCCTTTCAAGTCCGTCTCCGAGCTGGCCGAGATGTGGTGCGAATGGGCAGAAATGGAGCTGCGCAACGAGAACTTCGACAAAGCGGTGGACATCATGGCCAAAGCTACGCAAGCGCCTAAACGATCAAATGTCGACTATTTTGACGAATCACTGTCGCCGCAGCAACGCGTTCACAAGAGCTGGAAGCTGTGGAGTTTCTACGTCGATCTCGTGGAGAGTGTCAGCACTCTGGATGAAACCAAGAAGGTCTATGAAAGAATTTTCGAGCTTCGCATTGCCACGCCGCAAACCATTGTCAACTATGCGAATCTACTAGAAGAACACAAGTACTTTGAAGACTGCTTTAAGGTCTACGAGCGTGGTCTTGACCTATTCAGCTACCCTGTGGCTTTTGAGATCTGGAATTTATACTTAACCAAAGCCGTTGACCGCAAGATCGGAATGGAACGCTTACGAGACTTGTTCGAACAGGCCGTCGAAGATTGTCCCCCCAAATTCGCCAAGGTGTTGTACCTCATGTATGGTGCGCTGGAGGAGGACCGTGGGCTTGCCAGGCATGCCATGCGCATCTACGAACGTGCAACACGAGCCGTGGCGGACGAAGACAGATTGGAAATGTTCAACTTTTACATCACAAAGTCGGCATCGAATTTCGGTCTTACATCTACACGACCCATTTACGAGCGTGCCATTGCTGCCTTGCCCGACGCTGAAGCCAAAGAGATGTGCCTCAAGTTTGCTGAGATGGAAAGACGTCTGGGAGAGATCGATCGGGCACGAGCAATCTATGGCCATGCCAGTCAATTTTGCGACCCAAGAACGAGCCCCGAGTTCTGGAAGCGGTGGGAGTCTTTCGAAGTCCAACATGGAAACGAAGACACCTACAAAGAGATGCTACGCATCAAACGGAGCGTCCAGGCTCAATACAA TACCGACGTCAACTTCATCGCCTCTCAAGCAGTGGCTCGTGGCCAACAGAACGGCGTACCAGCCGACGAAGACGAGACAACAGACGCTGCTGGCGAGGACGCAATGGCAGCCCTCGAACGTCAAGCTCGCGCTCCTGCAGGATTTGTCGCTGCCAGCACTGGTCCTCAAGGTGGCAACATTAAGCCCACAGAAGAGGCAGCCGCCAACCCCGACGCGATTAATCTCGACGATGATCTATGA
- a CDS encoding NtpD, Archaeal-vacuolar-type H+-ATPase subunit D, with amino-acid sequence MSGSGAREAVFATRQSLGMMKSKLKGAQTGHDLLKRKSEALTKRFREITRRIDEAKRKMGRVMQVAAFSLAEVTYAVGGDIGYQIQESAKQARFRVRTKQENVSGVFLPQFESYTVEQNNDFALTGLGKGGQQVQRCRETYARAVETLVELASLQTAFVILDEVIKVVNRRVNAIEHVIIPRTENTIKYINSELDELDREEFYRLKKVSNKKQNDAAVEEAARVAKKKADEEQDAKDSESEARQHAAESKDMLGDEDNEDVIF; translated from the exons ATGTCAGGCAGCGGG GCCAGAGAGGCTGTCTTTGCGACACGCCAGTCGCTGGGCATGATGAAGAGCAAGCTCAAGGGCGCCCAGACGGGCCATGATTTGCTCAAGCGCAAGAGTGAAGCCCTGACAAA ACGTTTCCGAG AAATAACGCGCCGCATCGATGAGGCCAAGCGCAAAATGGGCCGCGTCATGCAGGTCGCTGCCTTTTCGCTCGCCGAGGTCACCTATGCCGTGGGCGGCGATATAGGCTATCAGATCCAGGAGTCGGCAAAGCAGGCGCGCTTCCGTGTCCGCACTAAGCAGGAAAACGTTTCCGGTGTCTTCCTTCCCCAGTTCGAGAGCTACACGGTCGAGCAGAACAACGACTTCGCCTTGACGGGTTTGGGCAAAGGCGGTCAGCAGGTGCAGAGGTGTAGAGAGACATATGCACGCGCAGTTGAGACGCTAGTAGAGCTGGCCAGTCTGCAGACTGCCTTTGTTATATTGGACGAGGTCATCAAGGTTGTCAACCGCCGTGTGAACGCCAT TGAGCACGTCATTATCCCGCGAACCGAAAACACCATCAAGTACATCAACTCGGAGCTCGATGAGCTGGACCGAGAGGAGTTCTACCGTCTGAAGAAAGTGTCCAACAAGAAGCAGAACGACGCTGCCGTCGAGGAAGCCGCAAGGGTAGCCAAGAAGAAGGCCGATGAGGAGCAAGACGCAAAGGATTCGGAAAGCGAGGCCCGGCAGCATGCTGCTGAGAGCAAAGACATGCTGGGCGACGAGGACAACGAAGACGTCATCTTCTGA
- a CDS encoding RNA-binding protein (RRM domain) yields MEGVVMGGGLVDPSKYPVPIETIYVNNLEERVKIDTMKQALTRVFQYYGPILDVIAKSSLKRKGQAFIVFDSEKAALEAVEEMNGFEMYGKVMKVHRAKTHSDETVKRKAPDMFEDHKRKRLTLKDFKRAEEDAKAQANPIAAEKPRAAKTGAAAIPDEYVRPNKTLFLQNIPRDVDEDTLTAIFERFEGFKEVRLVSVRAVAFAEFENEQFAITAKEATANNPIGAEGKPMKVTYQRQQ; encoded by the exons ATGGAGGGCGTGGTAATGGGCGGCGGCCTTGTAGACCCCAGCAAATACCCTGTACCCATCGAAAC TATCTAC GTCAACAACCTCGAGGAGCGCGTAAAGATCGACACGATGAAGCAAGCTCTCACCCGCGTCTTCCAATACTACGGCCCAATCCTGGATGTAATAGCTAAGAGTAGTCTCAAGCGCAAAGGCCAAGCGTTCATTGTCTTTGACAGCGAGAAGGCAGCGCTAGAGGCGGTTGAGGAGATGAACGGGTTCGAAATGTACGGCAAGGTTATGAAGGTGCACAGGGCGAAGACTCACAGCGACGAGACGGTCAAGCGAAAAGCACCCGACATGTTTGAGGATCACAAGAGGAAGCGGTTGACGCTCAAGG ATTTCAAGCGCGCAGAAGAAGACGCCAAAGCGCAAGCCAACCCGATTGCAGCGGAAAAGCCGCGCGCAGCCAAAACTGGAGCAGCCGCCATTCCCGACGAATACGTACGACCAAACAAGACGCTCTTCCTGCAGAACATTCCCCGGGATGTCGACGAGGACACGCTTACAGCGATATTCGAGCGCTTCGAAGGCTTCAAGGAAGTACGCTTGGTGTCTGTCCGAGCTGTGGCTTTTGCCGAATTCGAGAACGAGCAGTTTGCCATTACAGCCAAAGAAGCGACGGCGAACAACCCGATCGGCGCCGAAGGCAAGCCGATGAAGGTCACGTACCAACGGCAACAGTAG